CTTCCTCGGTCCCACGGGTGTGGGGAAAACTGAGCTCGCCAGAGCTTTAGCCGAATTCCTTTTCGACGATGAAAGGGCCATGGTCAGATTGGATATGAGCGAGTATATGGAGAGACATACCGTTGCCAGACTCATAGGGGCTCCTCCTGGATACGTGGGATATGAAGAGGGAGGGCAACTCACCGAAGCCGTGAGAAGAAGACCATATTCCGTTATTTTGCTGGATGAAATAGAAAAAGCCCATCCGGAAGTGTTCAATACCTTGCTCCAGATTTTAGATGATGGTCGGCTGACCGATGGGCACGGGCGCACCGTGGATTTCAAGAACACCATCGTCGTCATGACCTCGAACCTGGGCACGGCGCATCTCCAAAAGGTGGCTGTGGGATTCGCAAGGACTGAAGAAGGATTATCCAACTATAATGAAATGAAGAAAGTGGTCATGAGCGAGTTAAAAAAGGCTTTTCGCCCCGAGTTCTTGAATCGTATAGATGAGATTATCATCTTCCATCCTTTGACCCTGGGAGATATCAAGAAGATCGTTGATATCCAAATTGGATACCTCAAACGTCGCTTGGCTGAGAAGAAAATTAGTTTAATTTTAAGCGAGGGAGCAAAGGAATTCTTGGCCAAGGAGGGGTTCGATCCCAACTTTGGGGCAAGACCACTGAAGCGAGTCATACAGAGAGAAATCCAAAACCCATTGAGTTTAAAGATACTGGAAGGGGAATTTAAAGAGGGCGATTGCGTAGAGGGCGATTGCGTAGAAGACAAAATTGTTTTTCTGAAGCGAGAGAGGGTGAAGGCTGCAAATTAGGATCCCAACAATGTTGTCTCCCTTTGAGATTGAATTTTTGGTCAGGTAATTATACTTGAGGAGTGAGGTGAGTTTACCTCGCTCCTTTATTGTTTTCCGACAGATAAATTTGGTGAGGCATTTAAATTCGGGAAGATTCTTTAGAAATATCGAGGAAAGAAAGAGGTTTTAGAGTGTGGATTTAGAATTATGCTATATTTGGATTTTTACTTAAATTAGGGATAAATTTTGAGAGCTCAAATGGTTGGTTGTGAAAGGAGTGACAGAGATGCAAGAAATACCAACTCCCCCCGAGCGTCCAAAATCCAGTACTGGGATAGAGCCAAATGTAGCCAGACTTCTTTGCTATCTTTTGACCTGGCTTACTGGGCTTATTTTCTATCTGATTGAGAAGGAAAATAAGGATGTCCGATTCCATGCCATGCAAGCTATTCTTTTCGGAGTAGCTATAATCGTGGTTGGGATCGCTATCGCCATCTTGGGAGAGATTCTAACCTATATTCCCATCATCGGCGCGATAATCTATATGCTACTTGGGGCGGCTTATAGCATTGGCGTTTTTGCTCTGTGGATTATTTTGATGATCAAAGCTTATCAAGGGGGAAGGTATAAGCTTCCAGTCCTGGGCGATATGGCAGAGAAATATGTTTAAGGAGGTGATTTTATTGCCCACGCTCGTAAAAAGGATCGGAGCCTGGTCGGTTTTTAAATTCAGTGTAGTTGCCTACCTCATATTTTTCCTGATATTCTTCATCTTTGTCGTCCTTGGTTACCTTGTGGTTTTGAGCACGGGCATGCTCGGCGCTGAGGGAAGGGAAGCCATGGAAGCTCTTCAGGCCGCGGGCATAAGCGGTGGGATAGCTTTGGTCGTCTTCTTCTTTATGGGGATATTCTTTTGCATTTTCAACGCCGTCTTCAATGCCATCGTAGCTTTAATTTATAATCTCACAGCCATGATAACCGGGGGCATCGCGCTCAACCTCGAGGAGAAAACTAAGATTGAGGAAGTGAGGAAGTGAAGGACGAGATCAAAAACTTTAGGGATTTACCAGTGTGGCAAAAGGCGC
The sequence above is drawn from the Actinomycetota bacterium genome and encodes:
- a CDS encoding DUF3566 domain-containing protein, with amino-acid sequence MPTLVKRIGAWSVFKFSVVAYLIFFLIFFIFVVLGYLVVLSTGMLGAEGREAMEALQAAGISGGIALVVFFFMGIFFCIFNAVFNAIVALIYNLTAMITGGIALNLEEKTKIEEVRK
- a CDS encoding DUF4870 domain-containing protein produces the protein MQEIPTPPERPKSSTGIEPNVARLLCYLLTWLTGLIFYLIEKENKDVRFHAMQAILFGVAIIVVGIAIAILGEILTYIPIIGAIIYMLLGAAYSIGVFALWIILMIKAYQGGRYKLPVLGDMAEKYV